Proteins co-encoded in one Gemmatimonadetes bacterium SCN 70-22 genomic window:
- a CDS encoding glycosyl transferase: protein MRLSVLIPVYNERHTIRIILDQVHAVPVRKEVICVNDCSTDGTRELLDALHADGLIDTLIHEPVNRGKGAAIRRALAASTGNIVIVQDADLEYDPADWPLLLDPIIDGKADAVFGSRFLGGSHRVLYFWHSVGNFVLTTVSNMFTNLNLTDMETCYKAVRGEVARSLVLTTNRFGFEPEITARLAQARARIYEVPITYAGRTYAEGKKISWRDGVAAFWHIVRFNLVRPVTQRTPEGGR, encoded by the coding sequence GTGAGGCTGTCGGTCCTCATTCCCGTCTACAACGAGCGCCATACCATCCGCATCATCCTGGACCAGGTGCACGCCGTCCCCGTCCGGAAGGAGGTGATCTGCGTCAACGACTGCTCCACCGACGGGACGCGCGAGCTCCTCGACGCGCTGCACGCCGACGGGTTGATCGACACCCTCATCCACGAGCCGGTGAACCGGGGGAAGGGGGCGGCCATCCGCCGGGCGCTGGCGGCGAGCACCGGGAACATCGTGATCGTGCAGGACGCCGACCTGGAATACGACCCCGCCGACTGGCCGCTCCTCCTCGATCCCATCATCGACGGCAAGGCCGACGCGGTCTTCGGCTCGCGCTTCCTCGGCGGCTCGCACCGCGTCCTCTACTTCTGGCACTCGGTGGGGAACTTCGTCCTGACCACCGTCAGCAACATGTTCACGAACCTCAACCTCACCGACATGGAGACGTGCTACAAGGCGGTGCGGGGCGAGGTGGCGCGGAGCCTCGTGCTCACCACGAACCGGTTCGGCTTCGAGCCCGAGATCACGGCGCGCCTGGCCCAGGCCCGGGCGCGCATCTACGAAGTGCCGATCACCTACGCGGGGCGCACGTACGCGGAGGGGAAGAAGATCAGCTGGCGCGACGGCGTGGCGGCGTTCTGGCACATTGTGCGCTTCAACCTCGTCCGGCCGGTGACGCAACGCACGCCCGAGGGCGGGCGGTAG